The genomic stretch AGGTTGGCATGGGCGGCGGCAGGCTGGTCCGCGCGCATGCGGGCCACCGCGCGGGCCCTCAGGCAGGAGACGAGCGCCTTGTTCACCCTGCCACGGCGAAGCAGGTCTTCCGATTCATCGAGCAGGGGCTCAGCGTCGCCGATGTCACCGGCAAGGATGTGCTGCCACGCCAGGCGCCACAGCGCCCGCCCCAGGTCGATCCGCGCGCCCGCCGCGCGAAACAGCGCAACGGCCCGGCGCGCGGCATCGAGCGCCGTCGCCCCCCGAGGCGCGACCCAGCCGCAGCGACCCAGCCACAGCCGGCCGGCGACATCTGGCGGGGTCGCTTCGTCGATCCTGGAGATCGCGAGGTTGAACCACTCATGCAACTCGCCGGTGAGGGAGAGCTCTCCCCAGACATGCTCGGTGAGGCTTGCGAGTTCCACGCCGAGGCGAATGTCGCCATCCGTCCCGAAGGCCCAGGCGAGACCGGCGCGCAGGTTCTCGATCTCCGGCGCGTAGAGCGCGAACCAGTCGTCATCGGCCATGAAGGGCCAATCGACCTCGGCCCGCTCGTAGGCCCGCGCCAGCCACCGAACCAGGTTCCTGCGCGCCTCGGCCAGATCGGTCGTCGACAGGCGCTCAGCGGCGTAGAAGCGCGTCGGGACCAGCAGGCGATAGCGCGCCTGCACGCCTGTCAGATCCGCCTGCACCAGCGACTTGTCGACCAGCGCGGCGATCAGACGGCAGACCTCGTCCTCCGTCGACGCCCCGCCCATCACGAAGGCGGCGGATTCCGATGTCCAACTGCCGCCGAACACCGACAGCCGCAGCAGCAGCGCGCGTTCCGCGGGCTCCAGCAGGTCGATGCTCCAGCCGATCGCCGCCCTGAGGGTCTGTTGTCGCGCCAGCGCCGTCCGTCGCCCGGCGGTGAGCAGCCCGAAATGGCGTTCCAGTCGCTCGCGAAGCTCCGCCAGCGTCATGGCCTGCAGCGCCGGGGCGGCGAGTTCGATCGCGAGCGGGATGCCGTCCAGCCGTCGGCAGATGCTCATGATCTCGCCGGCGTCGGCATCGCCGGGGACGAATTCGCCGAGCGCGGCGCGGGTGCGCTCGACGAACAGTTCGCTGGCCGGGAAATCAGCGAGTTGCACGGCCGTGACAGCCGTCTCGGGTGCCGCCGCAACCAGCGGCAGCAGGCGGTGCAGACGTTCCCCCTCGGCGCGGAGGGGTTCGCGGCTGGTCGCGAGGATCACGATGCCGGGGCAGTTGCGCAGGATGGCTTCGGCGGCATCGGCCGCCGGGCGCAGCAGGTGCTCGCACCCATCGAGCACAAGCAGGCCACGCCGATCGGCAAGCCAGGCGCTGACCACGCGCAGCGCATCCCCTCCGCCGACGTCGACGCCAAGAGCAGAAGCGATCGTGGGCAGAACGAGACGAGGGTCTTCCACAGGGCTGAGATCGGCGAGCCAGGCGCCGTTCGGGAAGCAGCTGCGGTTGCGGTCGGCGACGGCAAGGGCCAGCCGCGTCTTGCCCACGCCGCCAGCCCCGACGACCGTGACGAGCCGCGCTTCGCGCAGCCGCGACTCCACGCGATCGACGTCAGCGTTGCGGCCAATGAGGCGGGTCAGGGGACGCGGCAGGCCGCCCGGCCATGGCGCGGTGTCACCCGGTTCCTGCGACACCGCCTCGGCAGGTGCGAGGACGGCGGCGGCAGGCGGCGTCTGCCGGGCATCCTCGGCCAGTATTTCCGTGACGGGCGCCACGAACCGGTAGCCCCGCCCCGATACCGTCGCGATGATGCCGCTGCCGAGCAGCTTGCGCAGGCCGGCGACATGGACGGTGAGGTTGCCTTCCTCGACCACGCGGCCAGGCCAGACCCGGGCCATGAGCTCGTCCTTGGAGAGGATACGGTCGCGGCCCTCCACCAAGGCGAGAAGGAGGTCAAAGGCGCGCCCACGGATCGGCACCTCCCTGCCGTTGCCAACCAGGCTGCGGCGTTCCGGGACAAGGCGATAGGAATTGAAGGCGAAGGCCTTTGCAGCAACTGCCATCGCGACTCCTCATTTGGAAAAATTTGGACTTCTTCGCTCCGTCAGGCCGAGCGGCGGCGGGCATCATTCGCTGGGCGGAGACTACATGCGGCGGGGCCGGCCGACACGCCCCGAAGCGGCGGCAATGGCGAGGTGCGGATTGGACGTTCTGTATGCGGCCACGGTTGAGGTGACTGGGGGCCGGGATGGCCAGGCCGCTGCGCCGGGTGGCATGCCCCGGCTGACGTTGGACCATCCTGCGGAGCTCGGCGGCCGTGGTGCCGGCACCAATCCCGAGCAACTCCTCGCCGCGGCCTTCGGCGCCAGCTTCGGCAGCGCCCTCGATCTCGAGGCACGGCAGATCGGCTGCGCGGTCGACCCGTTGCGCGTGACTGCGATCGTCGCCTTCGGCCATGGGGATGAAGGCTGCTTCGCCATCGCGGTCGAACTGCACTGCCATCTCGCGACGCTTCCGCGCGAAACAGCAGAGCGCTTGCTGCGCGCAGCGCGTGCGGCCTGTCCGTATTGCAGGATGGTGCGCGGCAACCTGGACCTCGTGATCATGCTCGCCGGCACCGACGCGCCCTGACGCGCGCAGGCCCGCGCGCCTTCGAAGATCTTGGAAGTTTTTGGCGGCGCGACAAGGAATTCGCGCGCCCGAAATGGGAGTGTCCCTCCGCCGTCGCCGGGTG from Roseomonas fluvialis encodes the following:
- a CDS encoding ATP-binding protein, whose translation is MAVAAKAFAFNSYRLVPERRSLVGNGREVPIRGRAFDLLLALVEGRDRILSKDELMARVWPGRVVEEGNLTVHVAGLRKLLGSGIIATVSGRGYRFVAPVTEILAEDARQTPPAAAVLAPAEAVSQEPGDTAPWPGGLPRPLTRLIGRNADVDRVESRLREARLVTVVGAGGVGKTRLALAVADRNRSCFPNGAWLADLSPVEDPRLVLPTIASALGVDVGGGDALRVVSAWLADRRGLLVLDGCEHLLRPAADAAEAILRNCPGIVILATSREPLRAEGERLHRLLPLVAAAPETAVTAVQLADFPASELFVERTRAALGEFVPGDADAGEIMSICRRLDGIPLAIELAAPALQAMTLAELRERLERHFGLLTAGRRTALARQQTLRAAIGWSIDLLEPAERALLLRLSVFGGSWTSESAAFVMGGASTEDEVCRLIAALVDKSLVQADLTGVQARYRLLVPTRFYAAERLSTTDLAEARRNLVRWLARAYERAEVDWPFMADDDWFALYAPEIENLRAGLAWAFGTDGDIRLGVELASLTEHVWGELSLTGELHEWFNLAISRIDEATPPDVAGRLWLGRCGWVAPRGATALDAARRAVALFRAAGARIDLGRALWRLAWQHILAGDIGDAEPLLDESEDLLRRGRVNKALVSCLRARAVARMRADQPAAAHANLQEALALARDLRSQRDVALTLGSMAELHCAEGRIAEATRVAQDALDSLGPAQARSAWVQHVSGAIASYRLVEGDIAGARPIIAERLTAARLMRLPHEVLANVERLALIAALEGNPEAAALLLGYVQSCLAQSSVLRSFGSQAVHERLTAVLRESHRSQVELDRQIARGARLDEDEIVAQALLITLRA
- a CDS encoding Ohr family peroxiredoxin, encoding MARCGLDVLYAATVEVTGGRDGQAAAPGGMPRLTLDHPAELGGRGAGTNPEQLLAAAFGASFGSALDLEARQIGCAVDPLRVTAIVAFGHGDEGCFAIAVELHCHLATLPRETAERLLRAARAACPYCRMVRGNLDLVIMLAGTDAP